One window from the genome of Acinetobacter sp. ANC 7912 encodes:
- a CDS encoding LysR family transcriptional regulator: MNTPFSRFSEYFIAVAKSGSLRKAADQLFISVSAVHRQIALAEEELGIDLFERLPNGLKLTLAGEMLYADILKWQKEFQQTCIRFDEIQGLKRGSIEFGLIAALSEGFVMQSLQHMYEQYPWINFNIRVADSEVVARKIMDAELDFGLIMNPKAHHQLEVLHFLELPLGFVMSKQHPLAEAEKIYFSDTLNDNHFIPSEPLIVHDYVQAIYKHHKFIPARKTESNDIRLMNSMIKANTGIGILSYLDVYPELQRDELIFKPITEKGVRPLTIALCVAPKRQISRASQLMIKHIIEQMEHLKNQLSQELEG; encoded by the coding sequence TTGAATACTCCTTTCTCACGTTTTTCCGAATACTTTATTGCGGTAGCGAAAAGCGGAAGTTTGCGTAAGGCTGCGGATCAGCTGTTTATCTCGGTATCTGCAGTACATCGTCAAATTGCCCTTGCTGAAGAAGAACTGGGTATCGATCTGTTTGAGCGCTTACCGAATGGGCTGAAACTGACTTTGGCGGGTGAAATGCTGTATGCCGATATTCTGAAATGGCAAAAGGAATTCCAGCAGACCTGTATTCGCTTTGATGAAATTCAGGGGCTAAAACGTGGCAGTATCGAATTCGGGCTGATTGCTGCTTTGAGTGAGGGTTTTGTCATGCAGTCGCTGCAGCATATGTATGAACAGTATCCCTGGATCAATTTCAATATTAGAGTGGCTGACAGTGAAGTGGTTGCCCGCAAAATAATGGATGCTGAACTGGATTTTGGACTCATTATGAATCCCAAAGCCCATCATCAGCTTGAAGTCTTACATTTCCTTGAATTGCCATTGGGTTTTGTCATGTCCAAACAACATCCACTGGCAGAGGCTGAAAAGATTTATTTTTCGGATACGTTAAATGACAACCACTTTATTCCCTCAGAACCGCTAATTGTGCATGACTATGTACAGGCGATTTATAAACACCACAAATTTATACCTGCACGGAAAACGGAATCGAATGATATTCGTTTAATGAACAGTATGATCAAGGCCAATACCGGGATTGGCATCTTAAGTTATCTGGATGTCTATCCCGAGCTGCAACGTGATGAACTGATTTTTAAACCCATTACCGAAAAAGGTGTACGCCCTTTGACTATCGCACTTTGCGTGGCACCGAAACGCCAAATTTCCCGTGCGTCACAACTGATGATTAAACACATTATTGAGCAGATGGAACACCTTAAAAATCAGCTCTCTCAGGAATTGGAGGGATAA
- a CDS encoding CocE/NonD family hydrolase translates to MTLLNKLYAAIAATVTVVAVTVGVVNKVTSPTQQVDADLNYLQPQVLPVSTGSSSSYTTTLKNTKLGTRQFQSQAQTPVSDNANARWSNYTRDYQYPNMVTLPVQWLSMRDGTRIAVRVTLPADENKQPIYGKFPVILIQTAYNTGLAGQIADMAGGPNPEFVRRGYATVVADVRGTGSSEGVWQAFDETEQEDSKEIIDWASKQYWSNGKIGLYGVSYLGITSLLGASTQHPAVKAAFPMVPIGDGYRDILFNGGQLNTNFIPLWMSLVGLLGALPVDALQVDPVNGIVMGLDKIQNMLFEFQLPLTFQALQGTDTAFDSDFWRQRSPLEYAHKIKVPTFVVGGTRDLFQRSEPLWLEALKDQTTAKILIGPWNHLQAALGSTSGNGDVPAVNNIALQWFDQYLKGIDTKAEKLPNVTQWVYGHEKFVTSTDWPHIGIQPDRLYLNSLGKLVTNKSTSSIGESFLLEAPTFGICSNTVETVTIGVAAILPFPCLQNNNMSNIPAAVFNSDTLQNDYYLNGPIQADLWVSSSAPDMGLVVRIADVDPKTGNAKALSTGILTASLRKVDETRSRYINGVMMQPWHTFKKEDVQPLEKNKPVLMNIEIAPVAALIPKGHQLQISVVASDIWKGVAPLPTLKSTLNGSISIYSNSKYPSSVVLPKVSTQYLNP, encoded by the coding sequence ATGACGCTTCTTAATAAACTTTATGCTGCAATCGCAGCCACGGTAACCGTAGTTGCCGTAACCGTGGGTGTGGTCAACAAGGTCACATCACCCACCCAGCAGGTAGATGCAGATTTAAACTACCTGCAACCTCAGGTTTTACCTGTTTCTACAGGCTCAAGCTCTTCATATACCACAACTTTAAAAAATACCAAACTTGGTACCCGCCAGTTTCAGAGCCAGGCTCAAACACCTGTATCTGATAATGCAAATGCAAGATGGAGTAATTACACACGGGACTATCAATATCCGAATATGGTGACGCTGCCGGTGCAGTGGCTCAGCATGCGTGATGGCACCAGAATCGCAGTGCGAGTGACTTTACCTGCAGATGAAAATAAGCAGCCAATCTATGGCAAATTCCCGGTGATTCTGATCCAGACGGCGTATAACACCGGCCTAGCAGGGCAGATTGCTGACATGGCGGGTGGCCCAAACCCGGAATTTGTTCGTCGTGGTTATGCCACCGTCGTTGCTGATGTACGTGGCACCGGTTCTTCGGAAGGAGTATGGCAGGCCTTCGATGAAACAGAACAGGAAGACAGCAAGGAAATTATTGACTGGGCCAGCAAGCAGTACTGGTCAAATGGCAAGATTGGCCTCTATGGCGTGTCTTATCTTGGTATTACCAGCCTGCTCGGTGCATCTACGCAACATCCAGCAGTCAAGGCCGCTTTCCCAATGGTACCGATTGGCGATGGCTACCGTGACATTCTATTCAATGGCGGTCAACTCAATACCAACTTCATTCCGTTATGGATGAGTCTGGTCGGCTTGCTGGGTGCTTTGCCGGTCGATGCACTACAGGTTGATCCGGTCAACGGCATTGTCATGGGATTGGACAAAATCCAGAACATGCTGTTTGAATTCCAGCTTCCCTTAACCTTCCAGGCCCTACAGGGTACCGATACCGCTTTTGACAGCGATTTCTGGCGTCAACGTTCGCCGTTGGAATATGCCCATAAAATCAAGGTGCCGACCTTTGTTGTCGGTGGTACGCGTGACCTGTTCCAGCGTAGTGAACCCTTATGGCTGGAAGCGTTAAAAGACCAGACCACAGCCAAAATTCTAATTGGTCCATGGAACCATTTACAGGCTGCTTTGGGTTCAACTTCAGGCAATGGAGATGTCCCTGCAGTCAACAACATTGCCTTACAATGGTTTGACCAGTATCTCAAGGGTATAGATACAAAAGCAGAAAAATTACCCAACGTAACCCAATGGGTCTATGGTCATGAAAAATTTGTGACATCAACCGACTGGCCACATATCGGAATTCAGCCAGACCGTTTATACCTGAATAGCTTGGGCAAACTGGTGACGAACAAGTCAACGTCCAGCATTGGTGAAAGTTTCCTGCTTGAAGCACCTACTTTCGGGATTTGTTCGAATACAGTTGAGACAGTGACCATTGGTGTTGCTGCAATATTGCCATTCCCATGTTTGCAAAATAACAATATGTCGAACATTCCAGCAGCAGTGTTTAATTCTGATACCTTGCAGAATGACTATTATCTGAATGGGCCAATTCAGGCAGATCTTTGGGTCTCTTCCAGTGCTCCGGATATGGGACTGGTGGTTCGTATTGCAGATGTGGATCCAAAAACAGGCAATGCCAAAGCACTGAGTACCGGTATTCTGACCGCTTCTTTACGCAAGGTGGATGAAACGCGTTCTCGGTATATCAATGGCGTGATGATGCAGCCGTGGCATACCTTCAAGAAAGAGGATGTCCAACCACTGGAGAAGAACAAACCAGTGCTGATGAATATTGAAATTGCACCAGTGGCAGCACTGATTCCGAAAGGGCATCAATTACAGATTTCTGTGGTAGCAAGTGATATCTGGAAAGGCGTTGCACCATTACCAACGTTGAAATCCACCTTGAATGGTTCAATTTCGATTTATTCGAACTCCAAGTATCCATCCAGCGTGGTATTGCCAAAAGTGTCAACACAATATCTGAATCCTTAA
- a CDS encoding transposase yields MKLTRIHHCKNLNVQKYKQLEKQAVLLGRIRSEVWAKYGAISGLNISDRAIRDAWMKEGRDFGVSANAWKETLRDCIGDIKAYREASKEKVKQAIRKRTTCDKELKRLYTLLKKEEWATDNFLHRQMRKHFRHGVNHTYNQIIVRADMCKTFELNGQCWLKVPSLIPRQTIKIPLNTTVDFAPQGTLRIILRNGNVEVHSTYDAVETQDCGTATVGVDKGYSEAFVDSDGDVYGDGLGNLISSESDYLNQKYKHRNKLRAIAKSKPHKKQKIELNNLGRKKLDKRQDTQKAKLKTLIFTATHRLVDKAKVIVAEDLTSPIQSKRNYGKNTNRRLNTWVKGLLADALTGISHRRGSTVHLVNSAYTSQIDSFSGLLIGTRKGDRFYRTNGEVIQADWNAARNVLARLNDNEISRYTPYKTVKRILQERTDRYKSELTDSGSSYTLGNKTLTECELVLDHV; encoded by the coding sequence TTGAAACTAACCCGCATCCACCACTGTAAAAACTTGAATGTGCAAAAGTACAAACAGCTTGAGAAACAAGCTGTTTTACTTGGTCGTATTCGTAGCGAGGTTTGGGCTAAATATGGTGCTATTTCAGGTTTGAATATCAGTGACAGAGCTATTCGTGATGCGTGGATGAAAGAAGGTCGTGACTTTGGTGTTTCAGCAAATGCGTGGAAGGAAACGCTACGTGATTGCATAGGTGATATTAAAGCCTATCGAGAAGCATCAAAAGAAAAGGTAAAACAAGCAATCCGAAAAAGAACGACATGCGATAAGGAATTAAAAAGACTATACACGTTGCTTAAAAAAGAAGAGTGGGCTACTGATAATTTCCTCCATCGTCAAATGCGTAAACACTTTAGGCATGGCGTTAATCACACGTATAATCAGATTATTGTTCGTGCGGATATGTGTAAAACCTTTGAGTTAAATGGTCAATGTTGGCTTAAAGTACCAAGCCTAATCCCTCGACAAACCATTAAAATCCCATTAAATACGACTGTTGATTTTGCACCGCAAGGCACATTAAGGATTATTCTAAGAAATGGTAATGTTGAAGTTCATTCAACCTATGATGCAGTTGAAACTCAAGATTGTGGCACAGCAACGGTAGGCGTTGATAAAGGGTACTCAGAAGCTTTTGTGGACTCTGATGGCGATGTATATGGTGATGGTTTAGGCAATTTGATCTCAAGTGAATCAGATTATTTAAATCAAAAGTACAAGCACAGAAACAAGCTCAGAGCGATTGCCAAATCTAAACCACACAAGAAACAGAAAATTGAGTTAAATAATCTAGGTCGAAAAAAACTAGATAAGCGACAAGATACTCAAAAAGCAAAGCTCAAGACATTGATCTTTACAGCTACCCACCGATTAGTTGATAAGGCTAAGGTTATTGTTGCGGAGGATTTAACATCCCCAATTCAAAGTAAACGCAACTATGGCAAAAACACCAATAGACGCTTAAATACATGGGTTAAAGGCTTATTAGCTGATGCCCTAACAGGTATATCTCACCGTAGAGGTTCTACGGTGCATCTTGTCAATTCTGCATATACTTCGCAAATTGATTCCTTTAGTGGGCTATTGATTGGCACACGTAAAGGAGATCGGTTTTACCGTACTAATGGGGAAGTTATACAGGCTGATTGGAATGCTGCGAGAAACGTGCTTGCAAGATTAAACGACAATGAGATAAGTCGTTATACGCCTTACAAAACTGTAAAACGTATTCTGCAAGAACGGACTGACCGCTACAAGTCGGAACTGACCGACTCAGGCTCTAGTTACACGCTTGGCAACAAGACATTAACAGAGTGCGAATTAGTCCTTGACCATGTTTGA
- a CDS encoding aromatic ring-hydroxylating dioxygenase subunit alpha: MNSKTILTHNPDLPVHMTFSEHDWHLLAKYWYPVALAREVTEQPMGTMLLDMPLVIYKMGDEVIVAKDACPHRGVALSLGKNDGQGVVCPYHGLRFGAEGKCNRIPAHPDQKISDRFHLKTYASVEKYGLIWCSLLADKNAEPNIPYMPYWEDPDYQQLVCPIVDIKCFAGRQLEGFIDVAHFAWVHPDTFGDPDNAEVPDYKTYETDYGFAADYLSTVGRYPIGLDQRGAENFKWLRHFEISVPFTATLTIHFPEDAKQVIMNAASPMTARTTRLFAPICRNYDKDLPVEDAYDFNLKIFEEDRMIVENQKPEYLPLDLSLEAHFPADRSSSMYRKLLRKHGFSPLFAA, from the coding sequence ATGAATAGCAAAACGATCCTCACCCATAATCCAGACTTGCCAGTTCATATGACATTTTCTGAACATGACTGGCACTTGTTGGCAAAATACTGGTATCCAGTCGCACTGGCACGTGAAGTCACAGAGCAGCCGATGGGCACAATGCTTTTGGATATGCCCTTGGTGATTTATAAAATGGGTGATGAAGTGATTGTTGCCAAAGATGCCTGTCCGCATCGTGGGGTAGCGTTAAGTTTAGGCAAAAATGACGGCCAAGGTGTGGTCTGTCCCTATCATGGTTTGCGCTTCGGTGCTGAAGGTAAATGCAACCGTATTCCTGCCCATCCCGATCAAAAGATCTCTGATCGATTCCATCTAAAAACCTATGCCTCAGTAGAAAAATATGGCCTGATCTGGTGTTCTCTACTGGCGGATAAAAATGCGGAACCGAATATTCCGTATATGCCTTATTGGGAAGATCCTGATTATCAGCAACTGGTCTGCCCAATCGTGGACATTAAATGCTTTGCGGGACGTCAACTAGAAGGTTTTATTGATGTCGCGCATTTCGCCTGGGTCCATCCAGATACCTTTGGTGATCCCGATAATGCTGAAGTGCCTGATTATAAAACCTATGAAACGGATTATGGTTTTGCAGCAGATTATCTAAGTACTGTTGGACGTTACCCGATTGGACTGGATCAACGGGGAGCAGAAAATTTTAAATGGTTACGACATTTTGAAATAAGTGTACCATTTACGGCAACACTCACCATTCATTTCCCGGAAGATGCCAAACAAGTGATTATGAATGCGGCTTCACCGATGACAGCGCGTACCACTCGCCTGTTTGCCCCCATCTGTCGGAACTATGACAAAGATCTGCCAGTTGAAGATGCGTATGACTTTAACCTGAAAATCTTTGAAGAAGACCGTATGATTGTGGAGAACCAGAAACCAGAATATTTGCCTTTGGACTTGTCTTTGGAAGCCCATTTCCCTGCCGACCGTAGCTCCAGCATGTACCGGAAATTATTACGTAAGCATGGTTTTAGTCCATTATTTGCAGCCTGA